DNA from Malus sylvestris chromosome 11, drMalSylv7.2, whole genome shotgun sequence:
tattaaaGGAGGAAAAAGGTACAACTTAAGACTCCCACTTCCGTCATATCTAAATTGGTTGAAGAAGCAATTCTTTCAGGGGGTTTCTAACATACCTGAGCGGATGAGATCATATGAACTTCATTGCCACCATCCATTGTCCATACCACACTGCTATTTGGCTCCAAATAAAAGTGTTCCTGTCCGCCGACTCGAACTTCCCCCTCTATGACATGGTCACATTGACTTGATTGAAAGCAAATATCCACATCCCCTTTCCTAAAACACCTCTCCGTATTAGGATGGAAATTTTTGGCATCGATGGCATCCTGTATTGATAAGATGGCTGGTAGCTCTTCATACTCAACATGAACCTTCCTCGCTGCTAGTTTTGCATTCTCATTTGTATCAGCAACTACCACTCCTATAACCTGCATAAAATGTTGAATAATACCAAGGATAAATTCCTAAAAGAGGATAGCAGGGTAGCATGGCACCAAATGTACCACGCAAGAAAAAATCCTACATAGCCTTGGATTCAtgcaggagagagagagagagagagagagagagagagagagagagagagagagagagagagagagaaagagagagattttaACCATCATACCTGACCTACACAAGTGACAAATTCTGAAGCAAATAGTTCCTCGTCTTCAACAACTGGTCCAATGTTATTATCAGCTGGAACGTCCTTTGCTAAATATATGCCTGCAAACCCAGGTGATAACTTTGCTCCAGAATCATCGATTGAAAGTATACGAGCGTGAGGCTTTCTGCTGAGTATTAAAGCAGCGTGTAAACCATTAGGAGGCAATGGTGTGTCATCGGCATATTCCGCCTCTCCTGTAACCTGGTAGAAATTATCGTATCAATACCAACACCATACTGCTACTCTCTACAAGAAAAAATTCATGTACTGTGCACAAATTTATACCGATTTCCAAATAAAAAAGGACCTTCACACCATTTAATTTCACATAAGCAATACATAAAATAATTGCACCGTCCAACTCTCAAATGTTAATTACAAACTTTGGTAGTATAGGCCCAAAACAATACAAATTTGAATAATTGGTAtatcagaaaaaataaaaaaacagttTGCCAGTATATCCAAGAATATACCTGAAGTCTTGCTGATAAATGAACCTCGGGAGACCCAACAGCTGTCCCACGTTTTATAACTTCATAATCTTGAGCTCCTATAACAGATGACCGGTGAAATGATTGTACAGCAGAAAGATGAGATAATGGTACACTCTCTTTAATGCATTTCTTCCTTTCCATTTGATAAGAAACCCAAagaaaaaatttgaagaaaaagctaACACTCAATGACTTACGAAACTCCACCATTCCACCAGGAGCATCATCCTTGAGCAATACATCTTCTTGCAGGACTTTCAAGGCACCCTGCAACACCTCCTGGTTCCAACTCTTTCCAATGAGAAAAATTTTCGTTCTCATTGCAGAAAGAGAGAGTGGAGCAACTCCACCATAAGCAATGGATGCATCAGACACAACCCAACCACCTCTGTCCTCAAGATGGACACGAATCCCAGCATTCACAATTGCAATATCATCATCCCTTCTGTGAGCTTGCTTATACTCTTTCACATACTCAAAGGGCCTAGTCCAAGGTAAAAATACAGAGAGTAAAATTTCACCACTGGTCAAATCCACCTTTCGGTAACCCAAGAAAAAGTTTTCTGCCAGCGTTGTTCTAATATTCCCTTTGCAATCAATAATCTGAAATTTTGCTCTAGAGGCCATCCAAAGAGGGTTCAAGTCTGATATTGGACTGGCTGTACAGATATTTCCACCCACAGACGCAACATTTCTTATTTGCACCCCAGCAAACCATTTTAATTGTTCAACAAAGGCCTTACAAGCAGAAGTTTCATGAGCTGTGCGTTCTGTTATGACTGTTCTTAAAACTTTAAGTAGTTCAGAAAGTCTTACTGCTGAACCTATCTCTATGCCATCATCCTTCACAGTCAATTTACTGAGTTCAGGTACATGCGTAACAAAAATCAAAACCTTATATTGAATTTTCTTCAACCTCGTTTCAATTCCCACCTCAGTATTGCCTACCAATAATTTTGCACCAGGgtatttttccttcaattctaGCACTTGTTTAAGCCTCAATGGTCGGAACCACTTTAATCCACCAAAACCAGTCAAACTTAAATATGTCGATTTTCTCAATAATAGCTCAGGAGGAAAAATAAACTCCTTGTCTGTGTATGTGCTTCCATCAATTTCACTGTACAAGACAGGTGCATACCTCTTACTATGAGTACCACTTTCATGAGTGGTGCATGAACTTTCACTTTTCAATCCACATGAACAGGGCTTTCCAGTTGAAGGGCACACAAACTCACCTCCTTCAGAGCTTAGTGTAGATGTATTAATGTATGGCGTATCATCCGTTTTGGCAAATACACGAAAAGCATCAACAATAGGTCTGTAACCTGTGCATCTACACAAATTTCCTGCAAGACATTCTTCAATCTGCTCCTCACTAGGTGGTTTCTGACTTGACCTTAACAAGGCATAGATGGACATAATAAAACCGGGGGTGCAAAATCCACATTGTGAACCATGAGATCGTGCCAATGATTCCTAGAtaacatgaaggaaaataggCATAGGTTAGAATCTCAATTAGGCAGGTTACGTACTTTAATGGAGGTGCCATACTCCAGACTCCCCTGCCCAAGACCCTCCCTAATCTCAAAAAAGCAATTCAGTATAACAAAGTTGTCAGATAAAACATATGGTGTTTTGACGATTGAGAAATCATCTATTTCGCCCGAGAAAGATTGACTAAATCAGAAAAAGTCTGGAGCATGAAATGGCAATCTACTTATCAATCTTGTGGTATATATCAGTATACAGGATGAATTCCTATCTTACGCAACACAATTACAGCTAGGAATTCTTAAAGCACATATTGATACTGCTTACACTGAGGTGGTCTCCAGTGTTTGTAATTTTTCTGTtctatcaaaatttcaaaactgTATGGAACTcaactttacaacttttgtgaaaCTGTACATGATCATGAGTGCGACCTAAGTGATTTTAAGGCTTCAAACACCTTCCCTGAGTTGTTGATTACAGAATATGCTAAGTGATGTAAGCCTACAACTGCCCTCACCCAATTGGGGATTACAAAATATGCACCTTAAGTTTCCTTTTTCTCCCTCCAATTTCTTTTGCATGCTTCCAATCAAAATCCTTCCTATGCATGGCTGATTACTGAAATAATCCCCAGCAAGAGTACTTCAGAGTTGTTCACCAAAGCAAAGTCCACCATGCAGGGGAATGGATGAAGAAATAAATGGCAGAACTTAAAAAATGCAGGCCAACAGGGGAATGTATAAGGACAGCAACTCGGTTGTGGGATGCACCTTCAAGCTACTGAGTATCCCATCTATGAGGGTTGTGTGTTAGGGGCCGGGCGTTTATTAGGTTTTAGAGTGACCTGGAGGGATCTAGACTTAGCAGCAGCTAGGAATTTGATTTTctacaaaataataaagaaTCGAAATCAAAACCCCAGCTTAAATGTCGTTGTTTGACCTTAGTGAAACAAATCACATGCCCACGAGGCTTAATCCTCTTCGCAATTTAACTAAACAGAGGAATACCTCAGGTGCTCCTCCAGGGTCCCCTTGATTTCACATTGCAGATCGATGGTACACAGTAAGAGATAGCCTTTCTCTACTTAAACAACTCATGCCTCATGTATGAAACAAGAGATCCTACAGGCTAAACTAGGTAATGTATGCAGTATCATTCTGATTAACTTAAAAGTAATAACAGAGACAGGGAGCAAAAAGAAAGGAAGCATATATTACTTGAATTGGGTGCAAGCCCTGCTTGTGGCTCCCTAGTCCTTCCACAGTAATTACGTGCATCCCCTCTACAGAATACAAAGGAGCCAAGCATGCATTCACAGCATAGTGGCTGCAAAAAGAttttacaaaagaaaataaacaaaatattttcAGTTTGATCCAAATGTATGTGAGCGAATGTATATTTAAGAGAAAGGGAGACTCACAAACTTTTCTTCAGTTCTTTGTCATAATGAGAAACCATAACAGTGCAAGCACCACAACCACCTTCACCACAGCCAAGCTTTGTCCCCGTCAAACCTATATCTGTATTGCCAAAAAGGCAATCGAACCTAATTAGATGTTTTTTGACATAAAGAACCAAAATGGACAACAAAATCTGGAAGAAATCAGCAATTAAGAATGTAAGAAATGCTATGCAGCACAAAAAAATATTGACCATTCTGACATTTATTAACAGCAATCAGCTCCGTAGTTCAAGAATACTCTTCTTTCTTGTATAAAAGAAACTACAACACAAGGGACAAGGCAATCCCTAAACCATGCCCGAGTTCCCAACTAAAGAACGACAAAGCAGAAGACaccaaatgaaaacaaaacaaaagaacaaactAATACACAACATTAAACATGATTAAATGAAGTCCATAATAATGTCCAGAAACAAAGTATGTACTACAAACGGTCTGCATGCATCATCCCGCCTAGTGGCCTAAAAATTTCCTATTACTCTCCATCCAAACAACCCAAAATATCTCCAAGATAGTCCATCTTCAATGCATCATTCCCCCTTCCTCCCTTGGATAAAACTTAGGCTTC
Protein-coding regions in this window:
- the LOC126589823 gene encoding xanthine dehydrogenase 1-like isoform X1, encoding MGSLKKEEEELEQLGEYSKEAILYVNGVRRVLPDGLAHLTLLEYLRDIGLTGTKLGCGEGGCGACTVMVSHYDKELKKSFHYAVNACLAPLYSVEGMHVITVEGLGSHKQGLHPIQESLARSHGSQCGFCTPGFIMSIYALLRSSQKPPSEEQIEECLAGNLCRCTGYRPIVDAFRVFAKTDDTPYINTSTLSSEGGEFVCPSTGKPCSCGLKSESSCTTHESGTHSKRYAPVLYSEIDGSTYTDKEFIFPPELLLRKSTYLSLTGFGGLKWFRPLRLKQVLELKEKYPGAKLLVGNTEVGIETRLKKIQYKVLIFVTHVPELSKLTVKDDGIEIGSAVRLSELLKVLRTVITERTAHETSACKAFVEQLKWFAGVQIRNVASVGGNICTASPISDLNPLWMASRAKFQIIDCKGNIRTTLAENFFLGYRKVDLTSGEILLSVFLPWTRPFEYVKEYKQAHRRDDDIAIVNAGIRVHLEDRGGWVVSDASIAYGGVAPLSLSAMRTKIFLIGKSWNQEVLQGALKVLQEDVLLKDDAPGGMVEFRKSLSVSFFFKFFLWVSYQMERKKCIKESVPLSHLSAVQSFHRSSVIGAQDYEVIKRGTAVGSPEVHLSARLQVTGEAEYADDTPLPPNGLHAALILSRKPHARILSIDDSGAKLSPGFAGIYLAKDVPADNNIGPVVEDEELFASEFVTCVGQVIGVVVADTNENAKLAARKVHVEYEELPAILSIQDAIDAKNFHPNTERCFRKGDVDICFQSSQCDHVIEGEVRVGGQEHFYLEPNSSVVWTMDGGNEVHMISSAQAPQKHQKYVSHVLGLPMSKVVCKTKRIGGGFGGKETRSAFIAAAAAVPAYLLNRPVKITLDRDTDMMITGQRHSFLGKYKVGFTNEGKVLALDLEIYNNGGNSLDLSLSVLERAMFHSDNVYEIPNVKIVGRVCFTNIPSNTAFRGFGSPQGMIIAENWIQRIAAELKKSPEEMKEINFQGEGSILHYGQQLKHCTLGPLWNQLKSSCEFSRARYQVDQFNIQNRWRKRGIAMVPTKFGIGFTLKHMNQAGALVHVYTDGTVLVTHGGVEMGQGLHTKVAQVAASAFNIPLSSVFISETSSDKVPNASPTSASASSDMYGAAVLDACEKIKARMKPIASQQNFSSFAELASACYVERIDLSAHGFYITPEIDFDWTTGKGNPFNYFTYGAAFAEVEIDTLTGDFHTRVANVFLDLGYSLNPAIDVGQIEGAFVQGLGWVALEELKWGDPAHKWISPGCLYTSGPGNYKIPSINDVPFKFSVSLLKGHPNVKAIHSSKAVGEPPFFLASAVFFGIKDAIRAARAEVGSNEWFPLDNPATPERIRMACLDEIIEPFVSTDFRAKLSV
- the LOC126589823 gene encoding xanthine dehydrogenase 1-like isoform X2, coding for MGSLKKEEEELEQLGEYSKEAILYVNGVRRVLPDGLAHLTLLEYLRDIGLTGTKLGCGEGGCGACTVMVSHYDKELKKSFHYAVNACLAPLYSVEGMHVITVEGLGSHKQGLHPIQESLARSHGSQCGFCTPGFIMSIYALLRSSQKPPSEEQIEECLAGNLCRCTGYRPIVDAFRVFAKTDDTPYINTSTLSSEGGEFVCPSTGKPCSCGLKSESSCTTHESGTHSKRYAPVLYSEIDGSTYTDKEFIFPPELLLRKSTYLSLTGFGGLKWFRPLRLKQVLELKEKYPGAKLLVGNTEVGIETRLKKIQYKVLIFVTHVPELSKLTVKDDGIEIGSAVRLSELLKVLRTVITERTAHETSACKAFVEQLKWFAGVQIRNVASVGGNICTASPISDLNPLWMASRAKFQIIDCKGNIRTTLAENFFLGYRKVDLTSGEILLSVFLPWTRPFEYVKEYKQAHRRDDDIAIVNAGIRVHLEDRGGWVVSDASIAYGGVAPLSLSAMRTKIFLIGKSWNQEVLQGALKVLQEDVLLKDDAPGGMVEFRKSLSVSFFFKFFLWVSYQMERKKCIKESVPLSHLSAVQSFHRSSVIGAQDYEVIKRGTAVGSPEVHLSARLQVTGEAEYADDTPLPPNGLHAALILSRKPHARILSIDDSGAKLSPGFAGIYLAKDVPADNNIGPVVEDEELFASEFVTCVGQVIGVVVADTNENAKLAARKVHVEYEELPAILSIQDAIDAKNFHPNTERCFRKGDVDICFQSSQCDHVIEGEVRVGGQEHFYLEPNSSVVWTMDGGNEVHMISSAQAPQKHQKYVSHVLGLPMSKVVCKTKRIGGGFGGKETRSAFIAAAAAVPAYLLNRPVKITLDRDTDMMITGQRHSFLGKYKVGFTNEGKVLALDLEIYNNGGNSLDLSLSVLERAMFHSDNVYEIPNVKIVGRVCFTNIPSNTAFRGFGSPQGMIIAENWIQRIAAELKKSPEEMKEINFQGEGSILHYGQQLKHCTLGPLWNQLKSSCEFSRARYQVDQFNIQNRWRKRGIAMVPTKFGIGFTLKHMNQAGALVHVYTDGTVLVTHGGVEMGQGLHTKVAQVAASAFNIPLSSVFISETSSDKLASACYVERIDLSAHGFYITPEIDFDWTTGKGNPFNYFTYGAAFAEVEIDTLTGDFHTRVANVFLDLGYSLNPAIDVGQIEGAFVQGLGWVALEELKWGDPAHKWISPGCLYTSGPGNYKIPSINDVPFKFSVSLLKGHPNVKAIHSSKAVGEPPFFLASAVFFGIKDAIRAARAEVGSNEWFPLDNPATPERIRMACLDEIIEPFVSTDFRAKLSV
- the LOC126589823 gene encoding xanthine dehydrogenase 1-like isoform X3, encoding MVSHYDKELKKSFHYAVNACLAPLYSVEGMHVITVEGLGSHKQGLHPIQESLARSHGSQCGFCTPGFIMSIYALLRSSQKPPSEEQIEECLAGNLCRCTGYRPIVDAFRVFAKTDDTPYINTSTLSSEGGEFVCPSTGKPCSCGLKSESSCTTHESGTHSKRYAPVLYSEIDGSTYTDKEFIFPPELLLRKSTYLSLTGFGGLKWFRPLRLKQVLELKEKYPGAKLLVGNTEVGIETRLKKIQYKVLIFVTHVPELSKLTVKDDGIEIGSAVRLSELLKVLRTVITERTAHETSACKAFVEQLKWFAGVQIRNVASVGGNICTASPISDLNPLWMASRAKFQIIDCKGNIRTTLAENFFLGYRKVDLTSGEILLSVFLPWTRPFEYVKEYKQAHRRDDDIAIVNAGIRVHLEDRGGWVVSDASIAYGGVAPLSLSAMRTKIFLIGKSWNQEVLQGALKVLQEDVLLKDDAPGGMVEFRKSLSVSFFFKFFLWVSYQMERKKCIKESVPLSHLSAVQSFHRSSVIGAQDYEVIKRGTAVGSPEVHLSARLQVTGEAEYADDTPLPPNGLHAALILSRKPHARILSIDDSGAKLSPGFAGIYLAKDVPADNNIGPVVEDEELFASEFVTCVGQVIGVVVADTNENAKLAARKVHVEYEELPAILSIQDAIDAKNFHPNTERCFRKGDVDICFQSSQCDHVIEGEVRVGGQEHFYLEPNSSVVWTMDGGNEVHMISSAQAPQKHQKYVSHVLGLPMSKVVCKTKRIGGGFGGKETRSAFIAAAAAVPAYLLNRPVKITLDRDTDMMITGQRHSFLGKYKVGFTNEGKVLALDLEIYNNGGNSLDLSLSVLERAMFHSDNVYEIPNVKIVGRVCFTNIPSNTAFRGFGSPQGMIIAENWIQRIAAELKKSPEEMKEINFQGEGSILHYGQQLKHCTLGPLWNQLKSSCEFSRARYQVDQFNIQNRWRKRGIAMVPTKFGIGFTLKHMNQAGALVHVYTDGTVLVTHGGVEMGQGLHTKVAQVAASAFNIPLSSVFISETSSDKVPNASPTSASASSDMYGAAVLDACEKIKARMKPIASQQNFSSFAELASACYVERIDLSAHGFYITPEIDFDWTTGKGNPFNYFTYGAAFAEVEIDTLTGDFHTRVANVFLDLGYSLNPAIDVGQIEGAFVQGLGWVALEELKWGDPAHKWISPGCLYTSGPGNYKIPSINDVPFKFSVSLLKGHPNVKAIHSSKAVGEPPFFLASAVFFGIKDAIRAARAEVGSNEWFPLDNPATPERIRMACLDEIIEPFVSTDFRAKLSV
- the LOC126589823 gene encoding xanthine dehydrogenase 1-like isoform X4 gives rise to the protein MHVITVEGLGSHKQGLHPIQESLARSHGSQCGFCTPGFIMSIYALLRSSQKPPSEEQIEECLAGNLCRCTGYRPIVDAFRVFAKTDDTPYINTSTLSSEGGEFVCPSTGKPCSCGLKSESSCTTHESGTHSKRYAPVLYSEIDGSTYTDKEFIFPPELLLRKSTYLSLTGFGGLKWFRPLRLKQVLELKEKYPGAKLLVGNTEVGIETRLKKIQYKVLIFVTHVPELSKLTVKDDGIEIGSAVRLSELLKVLRTVITERTAHETSACKAFVEQLKWFAGVQIRNVASVGGNICTASPISDLNPLWMASRAKFQIIDCKGNIRTTLAENFFLGYRKVDLTSGEILLSVFLPWTRPFEYVKEYKQAHRRDDDIAIVNAGIRVHLEDRGGWVVSDASIAYGGVAPLSLSAMRTKIFLIGKSWNQEVLQGALKVLQEDVLLKDDAPGGMVEFRKSLSVSFFFKFFLWVSYQMERKKCIKESVPLSHLSAVQSFHRSSVIGAQDYEVIKRGTAVGSPEVHLSARLQVTGEAEYADDTPLPPNGLHAALILSRKPHARILSIDDSGAKLSPGFAGIYLAKDVPADNNIGPVVEDEELFASEFVTCVGQVIGVVVADTNENAKLAARKVHVEYEELPAILSIQDAIDAKNFHPNTERCFRKGDVDICFQSSQCDHVIEGEVRVGGQEHFYLEPNSSVVWTMDGGNEVHMISSAQAPQKHQKYVSHVLGLPMSKVVCKTKRIGGGFGGKETRSAFIAAAAAVPAYLLNRPVKITLDRDTDMMITGQRHSFLGKYKVGFTNEGKVLALDLEIYNNGGNSLDLSLSVLERAMFHSDNVYEIPNVKIVGRVCFTNIPSNTAFRGFGSPQGMIIAENWIQRIAAELKKSPEEMKEINFQGEGSILHYGQQLKHCTLGPLWNQLKSSCEFSRARYQVDQFNIQNRWRKRGIAMVPTKFGIGFTLKHMNQAGALVHVYTDGTVLVTHGGVEMGQGLHTKVAQVAASAFNIPLSSVFISETSSDKVPNASPTSASASSDMYGAAVLDACEKIKARMKPIASQQNFSSFAELASACYVERIDLSAHGFYITPEIDFDWTTGKGNPFNYFTYGAAFAEVEIDTLTGDFHTRVANVFLDLGYSLNPAIDVGQIEGAFVQGLGWVALEELKWGDPAHKWISPGCLYTSGPGNYKIPSINDVPFKFSVSLLKGHPNVKAIHSSKAVGEPPFFLASAVFFGIKDAIRAARAEVGSNEWFPLDNPATPERIRMACLDEIIEPFVSTDFRAKLSV